A region of Flavobacteriales bacterium DNA encodes the following proteins:
- a CDS encoding DUF4199 domain-containing protein produces the protein MRQYQTSLKYGFYGALLGIVFFMLLLFSGNSPWGSASWMGSWIPAISAYFAIKTYKAEAEETSFSFSQLFRISVFTLFFQAIIVNVLSVILSTILQINSLELYRAEMLQYAEQIKQLVSEEIYNEAMVELQNATYSTLAFQDFTNKLIGGLIVSLILAGIFRKNKPTFENQHE, from the coding sequence ATGAGACAATACCAAACATCATTAAAATATGGTTTTTATGGAGCTTTGCTTGGCATTGTTTTTTTTATGTTACTACTATTTAGTGGCAATAGCCCATGGGGAAGTGCAAGCTGGATGGGTAGTTGGATTCCAGCTATTTCGGCATACTTTGCTATTAAAACGTATAAAGCTGAAGCTGAAGAAACTAGTTTTAGTTTTTCTCAATTGTTCAGAATAAGTGTTTTTACCTTATTTTTTCAAGCAATAATCGTAAACGTACTTTCGGTTATACTCTCAACTATTTTACAAATTAACTCTCTTGAATTGTACCGAGCAGAAATGCTTCAATATGCTGAACAAATTAAACAATTGGTATCGGAAGAAATATACAACGAAGCCATGGTGGAATTGCAAAATGCAACATATTCGACATTGGCTTTTCAGGATTTTACCAATAAATTAATTGGAGGATTAATAGTTTCGTTAATTTTAGCAGGTATTTTTAGAAAAAACAAACCTACTTTTGAAAATCAACATGAATGA
- a CDS encoding GNAT family N-acetyltransferase — MKVSLRKATKNDLPDVLRLIKELAEFEKALPEVTITLKELEEDGFGEHPLYWIILAESEEGVIGMSFYYIRYSTWTGRNLFLEDIIVKEAFRGNNVGKLLFEETIKEARKMKVRQMVWQVLDWNEPAIRFYKKFNAELDPEWINGKLRFELNV, encoded by the coding sequence ATGAAAGTTTCCTTGAGAAAAGCTACAAAAAATGATTTGCCTGATGTTTTAAGGTTAATAAAAGAATTGGCAGAATTTGAAAAAGCCTTACCAGAGGTTACCATAACTTTAAAAGAGTTGGAAGAGGATGGTTTTGGTGAGCATCCATTGTATTGGATAATTTTAGCTGAAAGTGAAGAAGGTGTTATTGGAATGTCGTTTTATTATATCCGTTATTCTACCTGGACTGGTAGGAATTTATTTTTGGAAGATATTATCGTAAAAGAAGCGTTTAGGGGTAATAATGTTGGAAAATTGTTGTTTGAAGAAACCATAAAGGAGGCAAGAAAAATGAAGGTTAGGCAAATGGTTTGGCAAGTATTGGATTGGAATGAACCCGCAATACGATTTTATAAAAAATTTAATGCCGAGCTCGACCCTGAGTGGATAAATGGAAAGTTGAGATTTGAACTTAACGTATAG
- a CDS encoding aspartate kinase, producing MKVFKFGGASVKNAEAVKNVGKVIQLFNDDLVVVISAMDKTTNALEKVVESYMKKDGECFKWLDEVKNFHYKIIDELFNDKTHQIYEDIHNAFVEIEWELEEEPLRSYDYVYDQIVSVGEIVSTKIVSAYLNLTGLPAQWIDVRNVIQTDNTHRDAKVDWELTEKLAKKEFELNASSSVKTVFLTQGFIGSSSENFTTTLGREGSDFSAGILAYCLNAESVTIWKDVPGMLNADPKLFSETKMLSNISYHEAVELAYYGATVIHPKTIKPLQNKNIPLYVKSFLNPQQEGTVIDNNTTHDSSIPSFIVKRNQVLISIESKDYSFIIENNLSQIFGIFSKMGVKINLMQNSAISFSVVVDFDVQKTPLLIQELTKDYKVRYNENLSLITVRHYTKEAIDSVVQNQKILLEQKSRKMIRMVV from the coding sequence ATGAAGGTTTTTAAATTTGGAGGAGCATCTGTAAAAAATGCAGAAGCAGTAAAAAATGTAGGTAAAGTTATTCAGCTTTTTAACGATGATTTAGTTGTGGTTATTTCTGCAATGGATAAGACCACTAATGCTTTGGAAAAGGTTGTTGAATCATACATGAAAAAAGATGGCGAATGTTTTAAATGGTTAGATGAGGTTAAAAATTTTCATTATAAAATTATTGACGAACTTTTTAACGACAAAACCCATCAAATTTATGAAGACATACACAATGCATTTGTAGAAATAGAATGGGAATTGGAAGAGGAGCCTTTAAGAAGTTACGATTATGTTTACGATCAAATTGTTTCAGTTGGAGAAATAGTATCTACAAAAATTGTAAGTGCTTATTTAAATTTAACAGGGCTTCCTGCACAGTGGATTGATGTGAGAAATGTTATTCAAACTGACAACACCCATCGTGATGCCAAAGTGGATTGGGAGCTAACAGAAAAACTGGCAAAAAAAGAATTTGAACTTAATGCAAGTTCATCTGTAAAGACCGTTTTTTTAACGCAAGGATTTATAGGCTCAAGTTCAGAAAATTTTACAACAACTTTGGGTAGGGAGGGGTCTGATTTTAGTGCTGGAATATTGGCTTATTGTTTAAATGCAGAAAGTGTTACCATTTGGAAAGATGTTCCAGGTATGTTAAATGCAGATCCAAAGCTGTTTTCTGAAACTAAAATGTTGAGTAATATTTCATACCACGAGGCTGTTGAGTTGGCATATTACGGAGCAACTGTAATTCATCCTAAAACCATAAAACCGCTTCAAAACAAAAATATTCCATTGTATGTGAAGTCGTTTTTAAATCCACAACAAGAAGGAACTGTTATTGATAACAATACAACACATGATTCGTCAATTCCTTCATTTATTGTAAAACGTAATCAAGTCTTGATTTCAATTGAATCGAAAGATTATTCGTTTATTATTGAAAATAATTTGAGTCAAATTTTTGGAATTTTTTCAAAAATGGGTGTTAAAATTAATTTAATGCAAAATTCAGCCATTAGTTTTTCGGTTGTGGTAGATTTTGATGTGCAAAAAACTCCATTGCTTATTCAGGAATTAACTAAAGATTATAAGGTTCGATACAATGAAAACCTTTCGTTAATTACTGTAAGGCATTATACCAAAGAAGCCATTGATTCAGTTGTTCAAAATCAAAAAATATTACTCGAACAAAAAAGTAGAAAAATGATAAGAATGGTTGTTTAA
- a CDS encoding threonylcarbamoyl-AMP synthase has translation MLLEIHPDNPDARKIAQVVNVLRKGGIVIYPTDTVYSMACDLNNRKAVEKMAQLKGLKVEKINFSLICYDLSHISDFTVQFSNSIYKLLNRALPGPYTFILNANTSVPKLFKSNKKTIGIRVPDNKIARAIVKELGNPLLSTSVHDEDEILEYITDPELIYEKYQNTIDMVIDGGFGHNHASTVIDCTDNDPVVIREGIGSLSVI, from the coding sequence ATGCTGTTAGAAATTCATCCAGACAATCCTGATGCAAGAAAAATTGCTCAAGTTGTAAATGTATTACGCAAAGGTGGTATTGTAATATATCCTACTGATACGGTTTATAGTATGGCCTGCGATTTAAACAATAGAAAGGCTGTTGAAAAAATGGCTCAATTGAAAGGATTAAAAGTAGAAAAGATTAATTTTTCGCTAATCTGTTACGATTTAAGTCATATTTCTGATTTTACGGTTCAATTTAGTAATTCCATTTATAAATTATTAAATAGAGCTTTACCAGGCCCTTATACTTTCATCTTAAATGCAAATACAAGTGTTCCAAAATTGTTTAAATCGAACAAAAAAACAATTGGTATTAGAGTGCCTGATAATAAAATAGCTCGTGCCATAGTTAAAGAATTAGGCAATCCATTACTTTCAACTTCTGTACACGATGAAGATGAAATTTTAGAATACATTACTGACCCAGAGCTCATTTATGAAAAATATCAAAATACCATTGATATGGTGATTGACGGAGGTTTTGGTCATAATCATGCCTCCACAGTCATTGATTGTACCGATAATGATCCTGTAGTTATACGAGAGGGTATAGGGTCTTTGTCAGTTATTTAG
- a CDS encoding gliding motility-associated C-terminal domain-containing protein gives MRKIIGLFLIFTPFFVHAQKQGLSKGFESERVFVKNEGQYDGMNWQEVNKPEYVVKEANYFTFFTKKGITYRIESLIRNPNRDKNNPESPKRVHTSELIDVFWIGANENVEIISENPTDFYYSFAIKNPKSGEVSNLNNVKGYKKITYKNLYDKIDIEYLIHPEAGVKYNVILHPGADPSKIKFKYITSHTNHAGENISISLNQSSQIEINASKGQIIEHKPVSFYENSGLNITSSYVFSNNILSFNLGNYDNTQKVIIDPWVVSPAFNAGDFTREVETDAAGNIYVIGGEIPMELRKYNSLGVLQWTYATPWDTNGGDWLGTLATDNLGNSFITQGTGAEIERVNTIGGMVWHANNNTFSPEYWSITFNCDKTKLIVGGTKLSGLLPPLTAYATIFDIDINSGSVLSEAVVNSNTVGGIGDFPIEVRSISSSKNAKYLYLTHTQVGAVNQDIGACGSSTDPSFSVSNTGKLAYKCENYLSSSQNGGGLKAIVANDNFFYTHKGNQVLQWNVNTGVLINTVALPGGSSGTVLGDLVVHCSGLAVDNAGNVYAGSMDRVVKFDQNLNILSQANTTGGFTVYDVSVNNNGEVIAVGAIQNNSVSTGRGGRIESLNMTASAQYALVCCDANFCEIDPLCPTDPSVTFAPNTPGGTWSSSPATSGLNSSTGVFNPSIAGPGTYTIAYSLACGSNSIEVIVSSCAALTVCEEANGDLSVTGGAGPYTWANWQSTTVTPTTQTACTTCGGSWNPGLPPIVPASCSVASCSVFAYVNFATGVIVTPPGGATQIQVTDNLGNVLEITDIPGLPSCSASCDATITQAGPFCSNASSVNLTAAETGGTWSGTGITNASTGTFNPATAGAGSHVITYNLTCGDTDTMTIVVNAIQSAAFTYPSGSYCLSDPNPTPTITGVSGGTFTINNSGVINASTGVIDLNSSGVGSYTVTYTTAGTCPGTATFNITITNATDATITQVGPYCSNAASVNLTAVSPGGTWTGTGITNGTTGTFNPATAGVGGHVITYTISGSCGSVDTMTIVVNAGDDANFTYPSGSYCLSDPNPTPSAPITSGGVFTINGTGVINSSTGVINIGSSGIGNFVVTYTTSGACPDTATFNVAITNSTDATITQVGPFCSNAASVNLTAVSPGGTWTGTGITNGTTGIFNPATAGAGSHVITYTISGSCGSVDTMTVVVNAAQSAAFTYASGSFCLTDPNPTPTITGATGGTFTINNSGVINSSTGVINITGSGAGSFVVTYTTAGPCPASQTFNVTINSCTAPLPVANFSASQTNICIGDCISFTDLSNSSATGGITAWSWTFTGATPSTFNAQTPTNICYNTAGTYQVVLTVTDANGVDTETKTAYITVASCTTPITNFSVSDSTICSGSCVNFTDLSTGATSWQWSFQNGTPPTSSAQNPTNICFDVSGTHEIKLVTSNAFGSDSLIKYVTVFQTQQVFVGNDTTIQLGQSVNLNATGLSSNGVYYWTPPIDLSCITCPNPISTPEETITYTVITTDSNGCKSTDNINIIVLFENVIFVPNIFSPNGDGINDILFVRGKGVEKLKFFIYDRWGEKVFETTSLDVGWDGSFRGKDMNKAVFVYYLEATFIDGQEVTQKGDITLVK, from the coding sequence ATGCGAAAAATTATTGGTCTATTTTTAATTTTCACTCCATTTTTTGTTCATGCTCAAAAACAGGGCTTGTCGAAGGGGTTTGAATCGGAAAGAGTTTTTGTTAAAAATGAAGGGCAGTATGATGGGATGAACTGGCAAGAAGTTAATAAGCCTGAATATGTTGTTAAAGAAGCAAATTATTTTACTTTTTTTACCAAAAAAGGAATAACCTATAGAATAGAAAGTTTAATTCGAAACCCAAACAGAGATAAAAATAACCCTGAATCGCCCAAAAGAGTTCATACAAGTGAATTGATTGATGTTTTTTGGATTGGAGCAAATGAAAATGTTGAAATCATTTCAGAAAATCCTACAGATTTTTATTACTCATTTGCAATTAAAAATCCAAAATCAGGCGAAGTATCGAATTTAAATAATGTAAAAGGTTATAAAAAAATAACGTATAAAAACTTATATGATAAGATTGATATTGAATATTTAATACATCCTGAGGCTGGAGTTAAATATAATGTTATTTTACATCCAGGAGCTGATCCATCAAAAATTAAATTTAAATATATTACTTCCCATACAAATCATGCTGGAGAAAACATTTCGATAAGTTTAAATCAATCTAGTCAAATAGAAATTAATGCCTCTAAAGGTCAAATAATAGAGCATAAACCAGTTTCGTTTTACGAAAATTCAGGTTTAAATATCACTTCAAGCTACGTTTTTAGTAATAATATTTTGTCTTTTAACTTGGGTAATTATGATAATACTCAAAAGGTAATTATTGATCCATGGGTAGTTTCTCCAGCGTTTAATGCTGGTGATTTTACTAGAGAAGTAGAAACAGATGCAGCAGGTAATATTTATGTTATTGGTGGAGAAATTCCTATGGAGTTAAGAAAATACAATTCGCTAGGTGTTTTACAATGGACTTATGCTACTCCTTGGGATACTAATGGTGGTGATTGGTTAGGAACATTAGCAACTGACAATTTGGGGAATAGTTTTATTACACAAGGAACAGGTGCGGAAATTGAACGGGTAAATACAATTGGAGGTATGGTTTGGCATGCAAATAACAATACGTTTAGTCCTGAATACTGGTCCATTACATTTAACTGTGATAAAACAAAATTAATTGTTGGAGGGACCAAATTATCAGGGTTATTACCTCCTTTAACAGCTTATGCTACTATTTTTGATATTGATATTAATTCTGGTTCAGTATTGTCAGAGGCTGTTGTAAATTCGAATACGGTTGGAGGTATTGGAGATTTTCCTATCGAAGTTCGTTCAATATCCTCATCAAAAAATGCTAAATATTTATATTTAACACATACACAGGTTGGTGCAGTTAATCAAGATATTGGTGCTTGTGGTAGTTCTACTGATCCATCTTTTAGTGTAAGTAATACTGGAAAACTAGCATATAAGTGTGAGAATTATTTATCATCATCTCAGAATGGAGGAGGCTTAAAAGCCATTGTGGCTAATGATAATTTCTTTTATACTCATAAAGGAAATCAAGTATTACAATGGAATGTTAATACAGGAGTCTTAATTAATACTGTTGCATTGCCAGGAGGATCATCAGGTACAGTGTTGGGAGATTTGGTTGTCCATTGTAGTGGTTTAGCTGTTGATAATGCTGGAAATGTTTATGCAGGTTCAATGGATCGAGTAGTTAAATTTGATCAAAACTTGAACATATTATCTCAAGCTAATACTACAGGTGGATTTACTGTATATGATGTAAGTGTTAATAATAATGGAGAAGTGATTGCTGTGGGGGCTATTCAGAATAATAGTGTTTCAACAGGACGAGGGGGGAGGATAGAGTCATTAAATATGACTGCTTCCGCACAATATGCTCTGGTTTGTTGTGATGCTAATTTTTGTGAAATAGATCCTTTATGTCCAACTGATCCTTCGGTTACATTTGCACCAAACACACCAGGTGGAACTTGGAGTTCTTCTCCAGCAACTTCAGGGCTTAATTCATCAACAGGAGTGTTCAACCCTTCAATAGCTGGGCCAGGAACATATACTATTGCTTATTCTTTAGCTTGTGGTAGTAATTCAATTGAGGTAATTGTTAGTTCATGTGCAGCTCTAACGGTATGTGAAGAAGCTAATGGAGATCTGTCTGTTACAGGAGGTGCAGGGCCATATACTTGGGCAAATTGGCAATCAACAACTGTTACGCCAACAACTCAAACAGCATGTACTACTTGTGGGGGGTCTTGGAATCCAGGGCTTCCTCCTATAGTACCTGCTTCGTGTTCTGTTGCTTCGTGTTCTGTTTTTGCCTATGTTAATTTTGCTACAGGAGTAATTGTAACACCTCCAGGTGGAGCCACGCAAATTCAAGTTACTGATAATTTGGGTAATGTTTTGGAAATAACAGATATACCTGGTTTGCCTTCTTGTTCTGCATCATGCGATGCAACAATCACTCAAGCCGGTCCTTTCTGTTCAAATGCTTCAAGTGTGAATTTAACAGCCGCAGAAACTGGAGGTACTTGGAGTGGTACTGGTATTACAAATGCATCTACAGGTACATTTAACCCTGCAACCGCAGGAGCTGGTAGTCATGTAATTACATATAATTTAACATGTGGAGATACTGACACGATGACTATTGTTGTAAATGCAATACAAAGTGCTGCTTTTACCTATCCATCGGGTAGTTATTGTTTGAGTGATCCAAATCCAACACCAACAATTACTGGTGTTAGTGGAGGTACATTTACTATTAATAATAGTGGAGTTATAAATGCTTCAACAGGAGTAATCGATTTAAATTCAAGTGGCGTTGGATCATATACTGTCACTTATACAACAGCTGGTACATGCCCTGGAACAGCGACATTTAATATTACTATAACTAATGCAACGGATGCAACAATCACTCAAGTAGGTCCATATTGTTCAAATGCTGCAAGTGTTAATTTAACAGCAGTTAGCCCGGGTGGTACATGGACAGGAACAGGGATAACCAATGGAACAACAGGAACATTTAATCCTGCAACAGCAGGAGTGGGTGGCCATGTAATCACATATACTATTTCAGGTTCTTGTGGAAGTGTTGATACCATGACTATTGTTGTAAATGCTGGTGATGATGCAAATTTCACCTATCCATCGGGTAGTTATTGTTTAAGTGATCCAAACCCAACTCCTTCCGCACCAATAACATCAGGAGGTGTGTTTACAATTAACGGAACTGGAGTTATTAATTCAAGTACAGGAGTAATAAATATCGGCTCTTCAGGTATTGGAAACTTTGTGGTAACTTATACTACATCAGGGGCATGTCCAGATACAGCAACATTTAATGTTGCTATAACAAATTCAACTGATGCAACAATCACTCAAGTAGGTCCTTTCTGTTCAAATGCTGCAAGTGTTAATTTAACAGCAGTTAGCCCGGGTGGTACATGGACAGGAACAGGGATTACCAATGGAACAACAGGAATATTTAATCCTGCGACAGCTGGAGCCGGTAGTCATGTAATCACATACACTATTTCAGGTTCTTGTGGAAGTGTTGATACCATGACTGTTGTTGTAAATGCTGCCCAAAGTGCAGCATTTACTTACGCGTCTGGTAGTTTTTGTTTAACAGATCCAAACCCAACTCCAACAATTACTGGAGCAACTGGAGGGACATTTACAATAAATAATAGTGGTGTAATTAATTCAAGCACTGGGGTAATTAATATAACAGGTTCTGGAGCTGGATCTTTTGTAGTTACATACACTACTGCAGGTCCTTGTCCTGCTTCTCAAACTTTTAATGTTACTATAAACAGTTGTACAGCACCACTTCCAGTGGCAAACTTTTCTGCTTCACAAACCAATATTTGTATAGGAGATTGTATTAGTTTTACTGATTTGAGTAATAGTTCAGCTACAGGAGGAATAACAGCTTGGTCGTGGACATTTACTGGAGCTACACCTTCTACATTTAATGCACAAACACCAACAAATATTTGTTATAATACGGCAGGTACATACCAAGTGGTATTAACAGTTACTGATGCAAATGGTGTTGACACAGAGACAAAAACGGCTTATATTACAGTTGCAAGTTGTACTACACCAATCACTAATTTTAGTGTTTCAGACAGCACTATTTGCTCTGGAAGTTGTGTTAATTTCACTGATTTGAGTACTGGAGCAACGTCTTGGCAATGGTCGTTCCAAAACGGGACACCTCCAACATCTTCAGCTCAAAATCCAACAAACATTTGTTTTGATGTTTCCGGTACTCATGAAATTAAGTTAGTAACATCAAATGCATTTGGGTCAGATTCATTAATTAAATATGTAACTGTATTTCAAACACAGCAAGTCTTTGTAGGTAATGATACCACTATTCAGTTGGGTCAATCAGTAAACTTAAATGCAACAGGATTGTCTTCTAATGGAGTTTATTATTGGACACCACCAATTGATTTGTCGTGTATTACCTGTCCGAATCCAATATCAACTCCAGAAGAAACCATTACTTATACTGTAATTACAACAGATTCTAACGGATGTAAATCGACTGACAATATCAATATCATTGTTTTATTTGAAAATGTAATTTTTGTGCCGAACATTTTCTCTCCAAACGGAGATGGAATTAATGATATTTTGTTTGTAAGAGGAAAAGGTGTTGAAAAACTGAAGTTTTTTATTTATGATAGATGGGGGGAAAAAGTATTTGAAACAACTAGTTTAGATGTTGGTTGGGATGGTTCTTTTAGAGGTAAAGACATGAATAAAGCGGTGTTTGTTTATTATTTAGAAGCGACATTTATTGATGGTCAAGAAGTGACTCAAAAAGGGGATATTACTTTAGTAAAATAA
- the fsa gene encoding fructose-6-phosphate aldolase, whose amino-acid sequence MKFFIDTANLEQIKEAQDLGILDGVTTNPSLMAKEGISGYNNIMAHYKTICDIVDGDVSAEVIATDYEGMIKEGENLAALHPQIVVKIPMTKEGIKAIKYFSSKGIKTNCTLIFSGGQALLAAKAGATYVSPFVGRLDDISTNGMNLISEIRLIFDNYGFETQILAASVRHTMHIMQCAHLAADVMTGPLSAILGLLKHPLTDSGLAQFLADHAKANK is encoded by the coding sequence ATGAAATTTTTTATTGATACAGCTAACCTTGAACAAATTAAAGAAGCACAAGATTTAGGAATATTAGATGGTGTTACTACAAATCCATCGTTAATGGCTAAAGAAGGCATCAGTGGGTATAACAATATTATGGCTCATTACAAAACCATTTGTGATATTGTTGATGGCGATGTTAGTGCGGAAGTGATTGCCACAGATTATGAAGGAATGATTAAAGAAGGTGAAAATTTGGCGGCTCTTCATCCACAAATAGTAGTTAAAATACCAATGACTAAAGAAGGAATAAAAGCCATTAAATATTTTTCATCAAAAGGAATAAAAACAAATTGCACCTTAATTTTTTCTGGCGGACAAGCATTGTTGGCTGCAAAAGCTGGTGCAACTTATGTGTCTCCTTTTGTTGGTAGGTTAGATGATATTTCAACCAACGGAATGAATTTGATTTCAGAAATCAGGTTGATTTTTGATAATTACGGATTTGAAACACAAATTTTAGCAGCATCTGTTCGACATACCATGCACATTATGCAGTGTGCACATTTAGCTGCAGATGTAATGACTGGTCCGTTAAGTGCAATTTTAGGATTATTAAAACACCCATTAACCGATAGTGGATTGGCTCAGTTTTTAGCCGATCATGCTAAAGCAAATAAGTAA
- the fbp gene encoding class 1 fructose-bisphosphatase — MMNVKTLNEFILDKQHEFPYASGDLTRLLNDIGIASKIINREVRKAGLVNILGAAGTENIQGEDQQKLDVYADNQFINAFKYGGQVCAIASEENEDFLAFENEPSKHGKYVVTFDPLDGSSNIDVNVSIGTIFSIYRRKTKEGAAQLEDFLQPGTEQIAAGYVVYGPSTMLVYTTGKGVNGFTLDPSIGVYCLSHPDMKMPDDGRLYSFNEGNYNTYSKGLQKYCDWVKEEDKSTGRPYSCRYIASMVADVHRNLIKGGVFCYPATAGSPNGKLRLLYECNPMAFIVEQAGGIATTGNKRILEIQPTELHQRVPVIMGSKNMVNKVLEFTTQFG; from the coding sequence ATTATGAATGTTAAAACATTAAACGAGTTTATTTTAGACAAACAACACGAGTTTCCGTATGCCTCAGGAGATTTAACAAGACTGTTAAACGACATCGGTATAGCCTCAAAAATTATTAACAGAGAAGTTCGAAAAGCTGGACTGGTTAATATTTTAGGTGCTGCAGGTACAGAAAACATTCAAGGCGAAGACCAACAAAAACTAGATGTTTATGCCGACAATCAATTTATCAATGCTTTTAAATATGGCGGACAAGTTTGTGCAATAGCATCAGAAGAAAATGAAGATTTTTTAGCTTTTGAAAATGAACCTTCAAAACATGGGAAATACGTGGTTACTTTCGACCCTTTAGATGGTTCTTCTAACATCGATGTTAATGTTTCGATCGGTACAATTTTTTCCATTTACAGAAGAAAAACCAAAGAAGGTGCCGCACAATTGGAAGATTTTTTACAACCAGGCACAGAACAAATAGCTGCAGGATATGTAGTTTACGGACCATCTACCATGCTGGTTTATACTACTGGCAAAGGAGTTAATGGCTTTACCTTAGACCCATCCATTGGCGTATATTGTTTATCTCATCCTGATATGAAAATGCCCGATGATGGTCGATTATACTCTTTTAATGAAGGCAACTACAACACTTATTCTAAAGGGTTACAAAAATATTGCGACTGGGTTAAAGAAGAAGATAAATCAACTGGAAGACCTTATTCTTGTAGATACATTGCCTCAATGGTTGCCGATGTACATCGTAATTTAATTAAAGGAGGAGTCTTTTGTTATCCGGCAACAGCAGGCTCTCCAAACGGAAAACTCCGGTTACTTTATGAATGTAATCCTATGGCATTTATTGTTGAACAGGCTGGAGGAATAGCCACAACTGGAAACAAAAGAATACTAGAAATTCAACCAACAGAATTACACCAACGTGTACCTGTAATTATGGGTTCGAAAAATATGGTTAACAAAGTTTTAGAATTCACAACACAATTTGGTTAA
- a CDS encoding T9SS type A sorting domain-containing protein translates to MKKTLLSLFAVLTVGSAYSQYEGFENWTQNSILQLDDYQTSINDGGGSVLGTTTQSTDANSGIYSVKLETVLAPSGDTAFGYFISGDPENMTPGQAVSLNNVDSVIGYYKADIQPNDSVLFICGTTFMGNPSGGGTYFLTQSQANWTRFAFYVGAIAADSLMIGAAGGNPLVEFNGIPGTWIQFDDIQLKSSTGVTQNILNSSFENWSTVTWDDLSNWNTTNQYFVGETMMPVNKTTDANSGTYALQLDLFITSRGDTSWSAITNGVFGQNQLEGGVPFTSSPIGIEFYYKYLPSGADTASFSVEFKETGQPSQWAGTQLYGTTTTYTLFSGFVPPVTPDSMIMSIWAGRNPGSQLKIDDINFVYPVGMNEILSVEKLVAYPNPVKDVLNIRFNLKKDKDVSIRLLDVTGKELIVSKLGNLSSGVYNQQFNTSNYNSGIYFIEFIIDGEKMVERFVVQ, encoded by the coding sequence ATGAAAAAAACATTACTTTCTTTATTTGCCGTTTTAACGGTTGGTTCAGCTTACTCTCAATACGAAGGGTTTGAAAACTGGACGCAAAACAGTATTCTTCAATTAGATGATTACCAGACTAGTATTAACGATGGAGGGGGGTCTGTTTTAGGAACAACTACTCAATCAACAGACGCTAATTCTGGAATTTATTCTGTTAAATTAGAAACAGTATTGGCTCCTAGTGGAGATACTGCCTTTGGTTATTTTATTAGTGGAGACCCAGAAAATATGACTCCTGGTCAAGCGGTTTCGTTAAATAATGTAGATAGTGTTATTGGTTATTATAAGGCGGATATTCAGCCAAACGATTCAGTGTTGTTTATTTGTGGAACAACGTTTATGGGGAATCCAAGTGGAGGAGGAACTTATTTTCTAACGCAATCACAAGCAAATTGGACTAGATTTGCATTTTATGTTGGAGCAATTGCTGCTGATTCTTTGATGATAGGAGCTGCAGGAGGTAATCCTTTAGTTGAATTCAATGGTATTCCAGGTACTTGGATTCAGTTTGACGATATTCAGTTAAAATCTTCTACAGGTGTTACTCAGAATATTTTAAATAGTAGTTTTGAGAATTGGTCGACTGTTACTTGGGATGATTTAAGTAATTGGAACACAACTAATCAATATTTTGTTGGAGAGACCATGATGCCTGTAAATAAAACTACTGATGCAAATTCTGGAACATATGCTTTACAGTTGGATTTGTTTATAACTTCAAGAGGAGATACATCATGGTCTGCGATTACAAATGGAGTTTTTGGGCAAAATCAGCTAGAAGGAGGAGTGCCTTTCACAAGTTCGCCAATAGGTATCGAATTTTACTATAAGTACTTGCCATCTGGAGCTGATACAGCAAGCTTTAGTGTTGAATTTAAAGAAACCGGACAGCCTTCTCAATGGGCAGGTACTCAACTTTATGGTACAACAACTACCTATACATTATTTAGTGGATTTGTTCCGCCTGTAACACCAGATTCTATGATAATGAGTATTTGGGCAGGAAGAAATCCAGGTAGTCAGTTGAAAATTGACGATATAAACTTCGTTTATCCAGTTGGTATGAATGAAATATTAAGTGTTGAGAAATTGGTTGCTTATCCAAATCCTGTTAAGGATGTTTTGAATATCAGATTCAATTTAAAAAAGGATAAAGATGTAAGTATTAGATTACTTGATGTTACAGGAAAAGAACTAATTGTTAGTAAACTAGGGAACTTATCTTCGGGAGTTTATAATCAACAATTTAACACTTCAAATTATAACTCGGGAATATATTTTATTGAGTTCATAATTGATGGAGAAAAAATGGTAGAGCGTTTTGTAGTGCAATAA